Proteins encoded by one window of Colletes latitarsis isolate SP2378_abdomen chromosome 5, iyColLati1, whole genome shotgun sequence:
- the Tmem214 gene encoding transmembrane protein 214, with amino-acid sequence MSSGGWELVGRNKKDKSIGKINKLTKTEKKKFIENAPKVEDFLPLSQVKSLYDNLENKENKKLSKEKESKTKENEEKKKQQKQQQSEKKKQEPKEKPPKSIKDALNAINPDELSDVLTNGQTIFPEAPLIWLKDLAAFLNVKLPIDKEDAIFSGKPKDYPLSVVPKPISSTLEKAIELAGKRTSQLFYENTLTAMATDMVRRSAVVGHKIFLQLLASIDPEMSVANIPKLITVRNSYQNRKTIGLSLLWALSQAGRENLAVGLKVWHEVMSPMLETKSYSNYVAQILNDLVFKHENFHDLKPEMYLDIVEDVYSGKLNIPATVSREINNSVERLRLILFKNKNISYTKLFEILMGKVTQKVHANYRDELIKALVACLTTDPLCFSVWRSLYAKNLYQSHLILTYIDAKWSILHTALETKCLKETSIVFQTTNERWKKGKDESLAGSCNKICKILLVKMTASSNKKFPWRKGIILLLLLTGAIVGYDVYQHDNFKESSTGKFLNRSGLSAHGQKTWTTVQGYSFKTLQFIEASSPEYYKAAIETCKPYIKLAGDFYLVMKNVSLKIYDNAVTYARKNQPVVLQTIEYYTPGMLDKIRLRTNQGLELLKVYSNVFMEKFIEYSSATLRWLEYNVFVGKLSPENLQNYALKAIDTTQTLASQTYNWVYEKVQTLSKVP; translated from the exons ATGTCGTCCGGCGGCTGGGAATTAGTTGGAAGGAACAAAAAGGATAAAAGCATTGGAAAGATTAATAAACTCACTAAaactgaaaaaaagaaatttattgaaaatgctCCAAAAGTAGAGGATTTTT TACCTCTGAGTCAAGTGAAGAGTTTATATGATAATTTGGAAAACAAGGAAAATAAGAAATTGTCAAAGGAAAAAGAAAGTAAAACTAAAGAAAATGAAGAGAAGAAGAAGCAACAAAAACAACAACAAtcagaaaaaaagaaacaagagCCTAAAGAGAAGCCTCCAAAATCTATAAAAGATGCATTAAATGCG attaatCCAGATGAGCTTAGTGATGTTTTGACTAATGGTCAAACCATATTTCCTGAAGCACCATTAATTTGGCTAAAAGATCTTGCTGCATTTCTCAATGTAAAGTTACCTATTGACAAAGAAGATGCAATTTTCTCTGGGAAACCCAAAGATTATCCATTGAGTGTAGTACCTAAACCAATTTCTTCCACTTTAGAGAAAGCCATTGAGTTGGCAGGGAAAAGGACATCACAACTTTTTTATGAAAATACTCTGACTGCAATGGCTACCGACATGGTAAGAAGATCAGCTGTTGTTGGCcacaaaatatttttacaacttTTAGCATCTATTGACCCTGAAATGAGTGTTGCTAACATTCCTAAACTAATCACCGTGAGAAATTCCTATCAAAATAGAAAAACTATTGGACTGTCCCTATTATGGGCTTTGTCACAAGCTGGTAGGGAAAACTTGGCTGTGGGTTTAAAAGTGTGGCACGAAGTAATGTCTCCTATGTTAGAAACAAAGAGTTACTCTAATTATGTAGCACAAATTCTTAATGATCTTGTTTTCAAGCATGAGAATTTTCATGATCTCAAACCAGAAATGTATCTTGACATTGTTGAAGATGTATATTCTGGAAAACTTAACATACCTGCCACTGTAAGCAGAGAAATCAATAACAGTGTTGAAAGATTAAGA cttatattatttaaaaataaaaatataagttACACAAAACTGTTTGAAATATTAATGGGTAAAGTTACACAAAAAGTACATGCAAACTATAGGGATGAATTAATTAAAGCTCTTGTAGCATGTTTGACTACAGATCCTCTTTGTTTTTCTGTTTGGAGATCTCTTTATGCCAAGAATTTGTACCAGTCTCATCTTATTTTAACATACATCG atgCCAAATGGAGTATCTTACATACAGCTTTGGAAACAAAGTGTTTGAAAGAAACGTCTATAGTATTTCAAACAACTAATGAGAGGTGGAAAAAAGGCAAAGATGAAAGTCTTGCTGGTAGTTGCAATAAAATATGCAAG ATTCTACTAGTGAAAATGACAGCTTCATCCAATAAGAAATTTCCCTGGAGAAagggaattattttattattacttcTGACTGGTGCTATTGTAGGTTACGATGTTTACCAACACGATAATTTTAAAG AGTCCAGTACAGGTAAGTTCTTGAATAGAAGTGGATTATCTGCACATGGACAAAAAACATGGACTACGGTGCAAGGTTATTCTTTCAAGACGCTTCAATTTATAGAAGCTAGTTCACCAGAATACTACAAAGCAGCCATTGAGACATGTAAACCTTATATCAAACTAGCTGGAGACTTTTATCTTGTGATGAAAAATGTTTCTCTCAAAATTTATGATAATGCTGTGACATATGctagaaagaatcagcctgtagTTTTGCAGACA ATTGAATATTACACTCCGGGAATGTTAGATAAAATTCGTTTGCGGACTAATCAGGGACTGGAACTTTTGAAAGTTTATTCAAACGTGTTCATGGAAAAATTTATTGAATATTCAAGTGCAACACTGCGATGGTTAGAGTACAATGTTTTTGT cGGAAAATTAAGTCcagaaaatttgcaaaattatgCCTTAAAGGCTATTGATACCACACAGACTTTGGCAAGTCAAACTTATAATTGGGTGTATGAAAAGGTGCAAACACTATCGAAAGTTCCATGA
- the Kin17 gene encoding kin17 DNA and RNA binding protein, which yields MGKHEVGTPKYIANKIKAKGLQKLRWYCQMCQKQCRDENGFKCHTMSESHHRQLLLFADNASRYMDQFSREFSQGYLNLLKRQFGTRRVPANRVYQEYISDRGHIHMNATIWITLTAFVKWLGRSGQCVVDETEKGWYVTYIDRDPETLAAQEKKAKKQKMDKDDEERMMEFIEKQVEKGHQEGNEQTETFKEPLKRIDPDAPLILEMKINKKPKLLPIVIKSERVEDEGSNTTKSSSIISGIKREKLSDKYIEQDISLTNKGIKRKSDHIVDDSNVEGWLREGLMVKIITKNLGEKYYKAKGVIQSVENSNFVGKVKLKSPKEVENHVVKIDQEYLETVIPAIGKEVMILWGKYKGMKGIVHKLHIGNYSIDIELVRDRSVKKELPYEQVCKYVA from the exons ATGGGTAAACACGAAGTAGGGACACCAAAATACATAGCAAACAAAATTAAAGCTAAGGGTTTGCAAAAATTAAGATGGTATTGTCAGATGTGTCAAAAACAATGCAGGGATGAAAATGGATTCAAGTGTCATACTATGTCAGAGTCTCATCATCGACAGCTTTTACTGTTTGCTGACAATGCAAGTCGTTATATGGATCAATTTTCAAGGGAATTTTCACAGGGTTATCTAAATTTATTAAAGAGACAGTTTGGCACCAGACGTGTGCCTGCTAATCGTGTTTATCAAGAGTATATCTCAGACAGAGGACATATACATATGAATGCTACAATTTGGATTACTTTAACTGCATTTGTTAAATGGCTCGGACGTTCTGGACAATGTGTTGTTGATGAAACAGAAAAGG GTTGGTATGTAACATATATTGACAGAGATCCAGAAACATTGGCAGCTCAAGAAAAGAAAgcaaagaaacaaaaaatggATAAAGATGATGAAGAACGAATGATGGAATTTATAGAAAAACAAGTAGAGAAGGGTCACCAAGAAGGCAATGAACAAACAGAGACTTTTAAAGAACCACTGAAGCGAATAGATCCTGATGCACCTTTAATTCTTGAAATGAAGATAAATAAGAAACCAAAACTACTTCCCATTGTCATAAAATCAGAAAGGGTTGAGGATGAAGGTTCTAATACCACTAAATCAAGTTCTATAATTTCTGGTATAAAACGTGAAAAATTAAGTGATAAATATATAGAGCAAGACATAAGTTTGACAAATAAAGGTATAAAACGTAAATCtgatcacatagttgatgacagTAATGTAGAAGGTTGGTTAAGGGAAGGTTTAATGgtgaaaataattacaaaaaatcttggtgaaaaatattataaagcTAAAGGAGTCATTCAGTCTGTAGAGAACTCTAACTTTGTTGggaaagtaaaattaaaatcaCCCAAGGAAGTTGAGAATCATGTTGTAAAGATTGATCAGGAATATTTAGAGACAGTAATACCTGCAATTGGAAAAGAAGTCATGATTCTGTGGGGAAAATACAAGGGCATGAAAGGAATAGTGCACAAACTTCATATAGGAAATTATAGTATAGATATAGAACTTGTAAGAGATAGGTCTGTTAAAAAAGAGCTACCGTATGAACAAGTGTGTAAATATGTGGCATGA